The Laspinema palackyanum D2c region CCGGTGCAGGAACTCATCAAAGCCAGCCGTAAGATGCGTGACTTTTGGGCGGGGTCTTGGTTACTCCATTATTTATCTGCGAAGGTCGCTTGGTCGCTTGCTTGGAAATATGGCCCGGACACCCTGGTGTATCCCTGTCTCTATGCCCAACCGCTGATTGATTCCTGGCTATTGTCAAAATATCCTGACTTTTCCGAGTGGATTGAATCCCCTAGCGAACGGCAACTGCTCACCGCTGGATTTCCCAATGTGCTGGTGATGATTCTGCCAGATAACGGCGCGGGCAGCACCGGCAAGGGGCAGGTGAAAAATCCAGTTTGTGCCGCGATGCAACAGGCTGAACAAACCCTCAAAGACGAATGGCTAAGTTTGGGAAACCAGGTGTTGACGGATTTGCAGGGTACTCAAAAATGGATGCCCAAGCTCAATCCCCATACTTGGTCCGACTGGCTCAAAGCGCAGTGGCAAACTTATTGGACCGCTTTACCCCTAGGCGATCGCCTTTTGGAACTGCACCAGTCCCCACGTCAACCCCAAAGTTATCAAACTTGGCAAAAGGCCCAAAATCAGTTTGCTCGTCCTGCGGAGAATCTACTGGTGGAGGCCGAAGCGCAATTTGTGGCCGAAACTTATCAGATTAGCGTTGCCGAAGATTGGCGCGATCGCCGCCAACGGTCGCAATCTTATAAAGCCAGACAGCCAAATTTGAACGTGGGTTCTTGGTGGGCCAGCATTTTCGACCAAACCCGGTTTGCGTTGACGGCGGTTAAAAATTCGCGAACTTGGAATATTCCGTCTGCCTTTGGACCCCGGTCTACGGTTTCTGGTATCGGTCCTGTGGTCCATAATGGTCCCGATTGGGTGACCGAAGGAGAAACGGCAAAAGACTGGCAGCGGTCGGTGGGATTGTTTGATGGGATTGAAGAACTCAATGCGACCGAAGTGCTTAAACGGGGATTGCACCGGATTCTGCCCGATTTATTGCAGCAACCCCAAACCCGGTTGCAGCTTTATTATCCTGACTTGACTTCGGGGGTGGCTGGATGGTTGCGACATCATCCCCAACAACAAGAAGCTTTGGCTTACTATCAGAAGGCTTGCGAAAGTTTAAGCGATCTTCCTTGGATTAAAAACAATTCTAAGGGGGAACCCCAATCTTGGGGAATTCCTTGGATTGCGGACCAACATCCCGAATGGCCTCATCCCCGGGTCTTGAATGCCGGATGGTACATTGAAGAGTTTGAACCACAAGCGCAGACAGCCGGGGCGGTCCTGACTAAAACCGAGCAAAAACAGCAGAAACAAGAAGAACTTCGGAAACTGCGTGAGGCCATCAGCCAATGGTTCCCCCCCGGCGCTAATCCGACGGATTGGTATGTGCTCGCCGCTGGAGATGGGGATGGGATGAGCAACTGGCTCAAAGGTGAACCGTTGCAAGCCTATAAGGAGTATATTCCCAAAGCCTTGCAAGACCAAATCCCGGAGTTAGCAGTTCGCGAGTCCTTAGAGAAGTTCTTAGAGTGCCAAAAACGCATGGGTCCGGCGAGTCATAACGCCCTGAGCCGCGCCTTGTTGGATTTTTCCAATCAGTTAGTCCCGTACCTGACCGAAGTGCGCTATGCAGGACGGTTGATTTATGGCGGTGGCGATGACGTTTTGGCCTATACCAACTTGTGGGAATGGGATAGCTGGCTGTGGGATATTCGCCAATGTTTCAAGGGCGGCAGCGACCCGAAAGGGGAATTTTCCTGTGATGGAGATTATTGGCGCTTCCAAGGAGAGAAATTACCTAAAAATCTTTCCAGCAGACCCTTGTTTACGATGGGTTCGAGAGCCAGTATTAGCTTTGGCATGGTCCTGGCGCATCATTCCGTTCCTTTGGCGATCGCTTTAGAAAACCTCTGGGAAGCGGAAGACGGAGCCAAGGATTATTCTACTCCAGCCGGAGAGGTCAAAAATGCAGTGCAGGTGCGAGTGCTGTATGGCAATGGGAATATCCTCAAGGCAACGGCCAAGTTTGAGGTGTTTGATAAGTGGCGATCGCTGCTGAATTTCCCTAAGTTAAATGACGTTAACTTAGATTTCCCTGCCCTAGATTGTGCCTTATTTGAGCAAGCAGCAGAGGTCTGGAGTCAACATCCCGTTCCCTGTGCCGACGCCATTTTCCACTGGACTACAGCCTTCTGTAGCCGTCGCGAGGTTTTCAAAGGCGATGACGCCTTGAAAGTTAAATTTCAGGAAGCCTTAAGCGAGTTCCTCAAGAATTTGTATATAACGACCCAAAGCAAAGACCAAGAAACCGACGTCAAAAACTGGCTGAAACTGGCGGCCTTCGTGCTGCGGAGTCGCCAAATTAAAGTAGGAGGTGAACATTAGATGTATTGGTACACAATCACGCCTCTGGATGTGCTGATGTTGCGGGATGCCAAACCCTTTACCCCGGGGGAACGCGCTTGGGCTGGGAGCATATTTCCCCCTAACGCTCATACCATCGCCGGGGCATTGCGGGGCATTAGTGGGGACGCAGGTAAGTTCCACCTCAAAGGAGTTTTTCTCGCTTATGACGATACTCTTTATTTTCCCCGGCCCTTGGGATTTGTAGGACCTACTCCCTTGCTGCCTTTGGACTGGATGGGAGACTTTCCTCTAAGCCAAGGATACTGGAATCCTCTCCAACCTTGCCCTTTGGTAAAACCCCGTACAGAGGGGAAGCGGGATGAGGAAGATGAACCAGAATCTGGATATTTTTACCGCCAGTTTTTGCCCACTCAAGCGATCGCTACTTATCTGAAAACGGGCCAAATTGCTAAACCAGATTGGCTAACTCAAGACCAGAACGCCGTCAAACCCTGGACTGTGGAAACTCGTTCCCATAATTCTTTGGAACAAGGGACTCGGCAAGTCAAAGATGCTGATGGCTATTTTGTCGAGAATGCAGTCCGGATGACACCGGGTTGGAGTTTAGCGATCGCCGTTAATCAGTTGCTCGACAAAACGGTAATTCAACTTGGTGGAGAGGGACATCGGGCAATTTTAGAACGCTCCCAACCGTTAGAGGAGCAGTGGAAAACCATCTCGACCCTGAGCGATCACAACTTCAAACAATCGGGCAAGGCGATCGCCTATCTGGTCACCCCAGGTGTATTTGAGCGCAAACAAGACTCAGGTCAAGCCGTTTGTCGTGCTTGGCCCTGGGAATGGAAATTAGCTCATGCGGCCAATGGCAATCAAAAAACGGGTAGTTTAGTTAGTGTAGCTACAGACAAAGCGGTGCCGATTAGTTGCCGGGTTCGAGAGAAAGAGAGTCAACAAGGGCAAGCTCAACGCAGCATTCCCGCCCCCCAAGTTTTTGCCGCACCCCCCGGAAGTTTGTACTACCTGAATCAGCCGGAACCCTTGTTCCAAGATAGTGACACCGCACCCCATCACGTTCAACGTTGGCGGCAGTTGGGGTATTCAGAATTGTTGTGGATTTCTTACGAAGGAGCAAATTAATGACCGAGTTAGTTTATCTATATCTGTTAGCCCCGTTACATACTGGCGGCACAACTCAAGAAGGAAACCTATTAGGAATTGCGCGAGAATCTCATACGGATTTGCCTTATATTCCATCGAGTACCATTCGAGGACGCCAACGCGCGAGTGTGGACAATCGCGTAGTCCGCACTCAACTGTTTGGGCCGGATTTGAAAGACTTGAATAATCAAGAGTTCCTAGCCGAATACCAATCCCAAACGGGTAAGACCATCACCCAGTTAGAACAGGGGGATATTTGGATTGGAGATGGTTCTTTGCTGTGGATACCTGTGCCTTCCCTAAGTCATGGGGTGGTTTGGATTAGCTGCCCAATGCTGCTTAATCGTTGGAAACGGTTTAATACCGAGTTGCATGAGATTCCGAAAGAATCCTATTTGACCAATGTCAAAAAAAATCAGTCGGGGATGTATCTGAAGGATGCGATTATCAATTCCAATGAGTTGCAAGACTGGAAAGACTGGCAGGCGTTTATCCCGCAGCATCCGGCAAGTCAAAGCATTGACCGGGTTTTGGTTTTGCCTGACCATCATTGTGTGACGTTAATCCAAATGAGTCTCTGGCGGCAGGTGAAGGTCAAGTTGGACGAGCATAAATCGGTCGATGGCGGATTTCGCTATGAGGAAGCGATTCCACCGGACACCGTGATGTATTTTCCTTGGGGCATTACGTCTCAGGCGAATGGTACTCGCCAAAGTTCTCAAACTGCATTTGAAAACTTGCTGAGTCGTCAAGAGATTATCCAGATTGGGGGTCAAGAAAGTTTAGGACGAGGGTTCGTTCAGCAATGGTCAACCTGACTTCTTTGGAACTCGTGAAAACAGTCTCTTTTTCAACACAGACTGTCCTTCGCCTAAAGAATTTACCACTAGAAAAAGGCCCGTATAATTGGGCTATTCTTCAACTTCAGCTTTAGTTTATTAATTCACTTCAGGAGTAACCATGATGACTTTTGACCCCCGGACTATAGCGACTCCCGTTTATGAAGCGCTGTCGGAGTTGCGATCGCAAACTCAGGACAACACTCACCTCAAAGAGCAGAAAAGTCAAGCTGTTGAACTCTATACCTATCTTTCTACTTGGGGCATGATGCGCCTGAAAGCAGAAGAACAAGCCCTCGGGCAAGAAGGGAAAAAGCAGGTTGTTCGTAAATATTTCGAGTGTTTACAAACCCTTGCCAATTTGCAGAATGGCAACCTAGCAGGCAATCAGGGCTTAACTACCCTCAAAAACTTAGATACCGACGAATATTTGGGGTTGACCGGATTGGGATTAGCTTTGGCCCGAGAGTTTAGTTTTTGGGCGACTGCTGTTTATCACAATGTTTCTGGAGAGGACTAAATCATGACACCAAATGTAGTCCAACCCCCGAAAAAACCCCAACCCCCGAAAAAACTCCAGCCCCCAGCGACTCCCTTAGCTGGCCCAACTCCTGTCAAAAACACCGCTAAACCCAAACTTCCTCTGGTTATTCCTCCCGTTGGTGGTGGCAATCAAGGTGGTGGTGGCAATCAAGGTGGTGGCGGTGGCGGGAATTCAAATTCGCCGCCATCTCCCTGGTTATATGCCGATCGCCCACCACAACCTGATAGCACCGCCAGTTTTGTAGAGTATCTGCGCTGGATGCGATCGCTTGATTCTCCGCAAAAAGACGGCACAAAGGTACAGATTCTGCAAATGGCAGAAGAAAAGGCCCAGTATCAGCAACGACTCCAACAACTCTGCGATCGCACCCAAGCAATTGCTGGTAAAAACAACACTTTCCAAGTCAAATGTCCTTGGCGGATTCGCGTTGGCGGACATCGGGGACCTGAAAGCATCCTGTTACCTGCTTTTGACGCCTTGGGGATGCCTTACATTCCTTCGGCAACCTTACGCGGGGTTGCAAGAACCCAGGCAATTCGCGAACGGATGGCAGCCGAGGGTGTGGGCTGGAAAGAAGCAGAGAAGCAGATTGCCCCTTGGTTTGGTTCTCTGGATGCCAAAGGTAGCGATCGCTATGGAAAAGTGGTCTTCCTCGATGCTTATCCCCTACCGCACAAAGCCGGATTAAAGGTGGATATGGCTAACAATATCTGGAAATGGGACGGGGATTCCTTGCCTAATTACAGTCCTAACCCTAATCCATTTTTCTCCCTAGAAGAACCCACCTTTTTAATCGGGTTACGCTTGGTCAGCAATTGCAGCGATACTTCGATTTTAGATAAAGTTAAAGCATGGCTGGTCACTGGATTGAAAGCAGGGATTGGCTCTCAAGTCAATAGTGGGTATGGAGAACTGATTCGTGCCGGTGCCAGTAAACCCAAGGATGAATTTTTCCGGCTAGAATTTACCTTGCAAGGTCAACTGATTCACGGACGCCAAAAGTTTACCGAATGGAAGAAGGATAAGCAGGATAAATGGCAAATGCGCGGACAACCCGATGCAGAAGTTCGTCCGATCGCCTTCAAGTCTATGTTGCGTTATTGGTTCCGCAGCTTCGCTTTAGGTGTCTTACCCCCGAGAGAAGTCCAACTATGGGAAGCGCAACTCTTTGGAGGCATCAATCCGACGAAACAATGGGGGTGGGTCCGAGTCGAGATTTTGGAGGGGAAAGTTACTCAAAAAGAACCCCGTTCTACAGGCCAAGGACAAAATGATGAATGTGGCGAACAGGTGGGAATTCTTGTCCTGCGCTATTCTCCTGAAGCCCCCGGGAATCAGCAAAAAGCAGTTGCCTCTTTGTTCAAGACTCTCACTTGGATGATGTTTCATCTGGGGGGAGTGGGACAAGGCTCACGGCGTCCTTGTTATTCCCGTCAGAACCGCGAACGAGCGCCCTGGTATCGCGGGTCTACCTTATATCCTGAAAATGCAGATTCATTCTGGAACCTACCCGATACTCCCCTAGAATTTCAGCAGCTTTTCCAACAGCGGTTACAGGAATTTTACCAGGCTTTAAACCAGGTGACTCAGCTTGCTGTAAATCCCCGTTCACCGTTACAAGCTGGGCCTGTTACCAGCAACCGTTGGAGTGAAGCCGTGGATCGCAATTGCCGAATTGTCGTTGTTTCGGGTCAAAACCAAGATAAACCTTATGCTTTAGATATTCTTCACCGAGAATTCCATAACCTGGAAAACCAGAGGAAATTTGATGAGGCTAAAAGTTTGTGTGGTGGAGTTCAACGAGGAGCAACTCCTTCTCCGATTTGGATAGCTGATTTAGACCACTATCAAGTTGTGACTGTATTTGCTGCAACTGCTGACCCGCGTAAACATTACCTGGATTTGTTAAAATCACCCGCTCAAATCTGGCCGATAACGTAAGTCAAACCTTCGTGGGTGATTGGCATCATTCCTGACGCCTAGGGGGATGTTCCAATTTTAAAAGCCAGGATGGGCAAATTTAAGTAATCCCTATTTGTCCAACTGGCCTTCTCGTTCAAGTTTTTCGCTTGGGTTAATAGCTATTTCTGAAGGGTATTCAAGGAAGGATACCCCTACACTTTGAATGGATGCAAAAAATCATCATGAAAACAACTGCACAACTGGAAATCGATCGCGTTGATACACTGATTATCACCGTGGGAACTCGTCAGGTCGGTTGGCGGAGCAAGGATGGAGTGGTCCGCTGTTTTGGGGCCGATGGCGATCGCGGTCATCCTCCCCATATCAACCAGTTGTACCAAGAATTGGGGATTGAGAGGGGTGCTTATGAACCGGACAAACCCAATATGCTGTGGAGTGTTCGGGATTTGGGGTCTCGATACTATGAACATTGCCAAGAGTGGTTGGGGGGTGATTTTAGTTCGGTTGAACTGTTACTGGACCATCAAATCATTGCCGATAGTGTGGCTAAAGGGCTGAATCACATCATCCTTTGGGCTACGAATCAGCCGGAGACGGTGCCTTGGAATTACCGGCGGGCGGATACCTGTTGGTTGGCGCAGTTGATGAAAGGCAAGATTGAAACGGCTTGGCCCGGAGTCAGGGTGGATGTTTTAGATTTGGGGGTAAATGCCAACGATCGCCACAAAATTCGGGAAGAGTTTGAGAATTTTATCTGGCCTTTTGCCTTAGACAAGCGGTCCCAGTCTCCCTCGAATGAATTTGTATTACTGATTGAAAATAAAGGGTCCGTTCCGGCGATCGCAGAAAGTCTAGAAATCTGTGCGGCAGCTTTGGTGCGTGAGTTCCAGGTGATTAATGCTTCGCCGATTGAACCGCCCAGTCCTTATTCAGCTTGTGAGAAGGAGATGTTTTCGGCAAGTCTTTCTCAAAGCTATGAAATGGTACCCTTGAGCGAGTATTTTTGGCCGCTAGAGCGCTCTCGCGTAATTTCAGCTTGGGAACGGGGAGATTTTCAGGAGGCTCAAATTTGGTTATCGGCCCATCAAAGCCGCCATAAGCCTTTATATCAGCTTGCCGGATACCTCACGCTTTCCACCAATTGGGAAATCGTCCGGTTTGCTCAGAACAAACAAATTGAGAATGGGTGGTTGCGATCGCGTTTGGTGGAACAACTCGCCGGGGCCGAACAGGTGCAGCAATGGCGCGATCGGCTGTTGGAGTTGCGAACCAATCCAGGTTTGCAAACCTGGGAAACGGTGTTTTTAATTGAATTGCAGTTAAAGCGCCAAAACTATACCACCACCTTTATGCAATTTTCTCAAACTGTCGAGCGATTGCTTTATCTTCGGAGTGAGCAAGAAAATTGGTTAGGAAAAAATATTATCAGCCTCCCCCCTAATTTTGACCCTTATGGGAAACCCTATCAACCGGGTTTTTATGGCTTAATTAATGGGTGGTGCAAACTGGAAAATATCCGTGAGTCCGATAAATGGTACAAACTGCTACATGGGATTCGGTTTAAGCGTAATGATTTGATTCATAAAGCAACTCCAGTAACCTTACAGGAGATGCAATTGCTCTGGTCAAACAATGGATTTCCGAAGGTTTCTGAGAGTCCAGAACTTTTGATGAAGTTAATGGTTGAGAGTCTCCGAAAGGTCTGCGATCGCCATTGGCAAATTCCTCAACAACCCCTATCGCGCTCATTATATGCTTGGGCACTAGAGATTTTACGCTCTGAGGTAGGTTCCCCCTAGGGTTTCACGAAACCTCAACTTTTCGGAGGACTCTGTTCATCTCTGCCACAAGTACGATCGCCCCCGGTTGATTCCCCTCAACGTTCACACCCCGTCCACTTAGCGCTGCCCCAAAATTCCGAAAAGGCGGCCAGGATTTATCTACCTTTCATCAATCAGGAGTCAAAACTCATGTATCTATCAATGCGTGGAATTCTCATTCGTCATATTGCCGTCGCTTGTATTAATGGCATCATTACTTTAGTTATTCTGCTGATTGCGCCTTTGGGATTAACCGCTGTTATTACTAATACTATAATGGTGGTTTTATCCACATTAGTGACTTCAGCTTTTGTCGATGGAGTGGTGCGTTTTTTAAATCCTGGTGAAACGGAAATGCTGCGAAATGCTCAAGCTCAAAAAGCCGCTTCAGTGATTCCCAATCGCAATTATGATGAACTAGACCGCCGGTCTTAATATGTTTATCTGTAGGGGCGTTTAAGTAAATTGCCCCTACAGATAGAACTCGGGCGTTAAAGCTATTTCTGTAAAAACTATTAGCCACTCTTCGCGGGCTGTATCTTTGGAACCCGACGCTTTCCAAGCGGAACCCTTATACAGGTGCAGGTCAATTGATAGATTTCTTTTGCCAACTTTTATGCAGACTTTGTATGTTTCTCAACAAGGTTGCTATGTTTGTTTAGACGGCGAACTCTTGCTCGTTAAACGGCACGACACCATTCTAAATGAGATTCAATTGCCTTTACTAGAAATGATTCTGGTGTTTGGGAAATCTCAAATAACTACCCAAGCCATTAGAAGTTGCCTCTGGCGGAACATTCCCATTGGCTACCTATCGCGGATGGGATACTGTTATGGTCGGATTCTGCCGATTGAACGCGGGTATCGGCAACTGTCCCGGTATCAACAAGAATTGAGCTTGATAGACCGCTTGATTGTGGCGCGGCGCATCGTCCAAGCTAAACTAAAAAACTCCCGGGTGATTTTGATGCGCCAACAACGGCGTCAAAATTCTGACGTGGTTGCTTTTGCGATTCAGAGTTTGGATTATTTGATGACCAAAGCAGGAAAAGCGGAACGAGTTGACCAATTGATGGGGTATGAAGGGACCGGCGCGGCCCAATATTTCTCCGCCTTCGGAGACTGCCTCAACTCCCGCGATTTTGTGTTTGCCGGTCGGTCCCGCCGTCCTCCGGGGAATGCGGTCAATGCCATGTTGTCCTTTGGTTATCAAGTGCTTTGGAATCATCTGCTGACGCTGATTGAACTGCAAGGACTTGACCCATATTCCGGTTGTCTACATGAGGGCAGCTACCGTCATGCGGCCCTAGCTTCGGACTTGATTGAAGAGTTTCGCGCCCCTTTGGTGGATTCGCTGGTTTTATATCTGGTAAATCGGAATATCATGGATGTGCGGGATGATTTTGTTTACAAAAATGGCGGCTGTTACCTGAATGAGTCCGGACGACCCAAATTTTTGAAAGCGTTTTTGCAACGTATGGAAGAGACGATTACCGATGATTTTGGGGAAACTCAACCGAAATGGGATTTGCTTCATCAACAAGTTAAGGAATACAAGCAATTTGTTTATGAACCTGTCAACGGATATTCCCCTTATCAGATTCGCTAAATTTTTGCCAAAGTCATAAATTGTGTTCCCCTTTTATCATAGAATGGGAATAGAGGTAGTCGGGAAACGAGGGGTCTTATATTTTCAATGGAAAACTCTGGATTTAAGCCAAATCGCTGATGTTGTTTTATGTGGTGGTTTACGATATTCCTGACAACAAACGCCGTAAAAAAGTCCATGATTTGCTGGAAGGCTACGGAAAATGGGTGCAGTATTCCACTTTTGAATGCGTCCTGACTCGTTCTAAATTTGATGAACTCAAGAAACGACTGGGCGAGCGGCTCAACTTACAGGAAGACAGCATCCGGTTTTATCCGCTTTCCCGGCATACCTCCGCCCGAGTTGAAACCTGGGGAGTGGGTCCAGTGATTACCGAATATCCCAGTTCCGTAATTGTTTAATGGGCGGAGTCCGTTCATTGGCTCCAGTCCTTCGACAGTTGGCTCCTTCCGTTTTGGCAATTTCTGCGAGGCTCAGTCAAAACCGCTGAAATGACCCAAACTCGTCCGGAGCCTCGCAGCCTTACTGGGCAAGACTTTCAGGTTTTAAGTGGAGGTGTTATCTTGACCCCTGTAGCAACAATTTTCCTGAGCCTCGCAAATTGCCTCTGGACTTCCCAGCCGGTGAGGGTTACAATCGGGGTACCTCCCCACTCGCTGGGGAAACTAATTGAATGGAAACTCGTAGCTCTGGTTATTGTAGAGAAATCTTTCCACTATCTCTCCCCACTCGCTGGGGAAACTAATTGAATGGAAACTAGTTTGAACATTGGTTTGAATTGAAGTTGATGAAATAAACTCCCCACTCGCTGGGGAAACTAATTGAATGGAAACCCAAAGCTGACCGCAGTAAGCCGGAGTTTACTCCTAACTCCCCACTCGCTGGGGAAACTAATTGAATGGAAACAACAGGACGGACAGGCTTATTGACTAAAGTTGTAGTAGCTCCCCACTCGCTGGGGAAACTAATTGAATGGAAACTTTTAGTTTCTTATCTTTTAGTTAAGAACAAGTTCTCCCCACTCGCTGGGGAAACTAATTGAATGGAAACAGGAAGTTCTTGAGAGAGGGCTTGATTTGGGCGAGTTTCCTCCCCACTCGCTGGGGAAACTAATTGAATGGAAACTTAGAAGTTTTACCTTCCAGTATTTGCTACCCTCTTTCTTCTCCCCACTCGCTGGGGAAACTAATTGAATGGAAACGGTAGTACCAAGAACCCCAACAAACGGTTGTAGAGTCTCCACTCCCCACTCGCTGGGGAAACTAATTGAATGGAAACTAACGTAGGCTTTCCATTTGTTATTAACCAAGGACTCCCCACTCGCTGGGGAAACTAATTGAATGGAAACACTGTCCATTCACTGGGGTCATACCGAATGGCATAGACTCCCCACTCGCTGGGGAAACTAATTGAATGGAAACGTAAACCTTCCTCCTTTAGTTAATACTTCTTGAGTACCTCCCCACTCGCTGGGGAAACTAATTGAATGGAAACTCATGGAGGATAGGAACTTGAGCTTTTTTCTCCACTAACTCCCCACTCGCTGGGGAAACTAATTGAATGGAAACTCTCAAGTATCCGGAGTGGTCCCCAGTGTCAGCAGAAAGGTCTCCCCACTCGCTGGGGAAACTAATTGAATGGAAACGGTGAGCCTGGAGCGGGCCAATATGCCGTCCGGGGCCTCCCCACTCGCTGGGGAAACTAATTGAATGGAAACTGATAGGTTTTAGGGTAAGGAAGTGGGAGCAATTCCTCCCCACTCGCTGGGGAAACTAATTGAATGGAAACGGTTATTCGTAATGGCGAGGACATTGGTATTCCCATTACTCCCCACTCGCTGGGGAAACTAATTGAATGGAAACACCTCACGCCGGGTTAGGTCGGCAATGTGGAATGTAAACTCCCCACTCGCTGGGGAAACTAAT contains the following coding sequences:
- a CDS encoding type III-B CRISPR-associated protein Cas10/Cmr2 — its product is MTNTPYWQAKIWGLLHDPALKALQTNVGRGSEGAWSSLACMEGWISPKAKSHKESVYSSNWLKEISLCDLIASASDRAALGRLPGHKAVDYDENGLEIKHLLSGAKQTLKLAEWHDFLLNDKTNRSKWLAEVETILIPESIRTCTDARQVYWWLWRCYPVALSRALDQTANLSEESTLPLLPADTRIPDASVWSHTTMTSALAGALAGYHCDPDNYPRKRAIQGKNYHQSRPYVGIFSFTPVQELIKASRKMRDFWAGSWLLHYLSAKVAWSLAWKYGPDTLVYPCLYAQPLIDSWLLSKYPDFSEWIESPSERQLLTAGFPNVLVMILPDNGAGSTGKGQVKNPVCAAMQQAEQTLKDEWLSLGNQVLTDLQGTQKWMPKLNPHTWSDWLKAQWQTYWTALPLGDRLLELHQSPRQPQSYQTWQKAQNQFARPAENLLVEAEAQFVAETYQISVAEDWRDRRQRSQSYKARQPNLNVGSWWASIFDQTRFALTAVKNSRTWNIPSAFGPRSTVSGIGPVVHNGPDWVTEGETAKDWQRSVGLFDGIEELNATEVLKRGLHRILPDLLQQPQTRLQLYYPDLTSGVAGWLRHHPQQQEALAYYQKACESLSDLPWIKNNSKGEPQSWGIPWIADQHPEWPHPRVLNAGWYIEEFEPQAQTAGAVLTKTEQKQQKQEELRKLREAISQWFPPGANPTDWYVLAAGDGDGMSNWLKGEPLQAYKEYIPKALQDQIPELAVRESLEKFLECQKRMGPASHNALSRALLDFSNQLVPYLTEVRYAGRLIYGGGDDVLAYTNLWEWDSWLWDIRQCFKGGSDPKGEFSCDGDYWRFQGEKLPKNLSSRPLFTMGSRASISFGMVLAHHSVPLAIALENLWEAEDGAKDYSTPAGEVKNAVQVRVLYGNGNILKATAKFEVFDKWRSLLNFPKLNDVNLDFPALDCALFEQAAEVWSQHPVPCADAIFHWTTAFCSRREVFKGDDALKVKFQEALSEFLKNLYITTQSKDQETDVKNWLKLAAFVLRSRQIKVGGEH
- a CDS encoding type III-B CRISPR module-associated Cmr3 family protein produces the protein MYWYTITPLDVLMLRDAKPFTPGERAWAGSIFPPNAHTIAGALRGISGDAGKFHLKGVFLAYDDTLYFPRPLGFVGPTPLLPLDWMGDFPLSQGYWNPLQPCPLVKPRTEGKRDEEDEPESGYFYRQFLPTQAIATYLKTGQIAKPDWLTQDQNAVKPWTVETRSHNSLEQGTRQVKDADGYFVENAVRMTPGWSLAIAVNQLLDKTVIQLGGEGHRAILERSQPLEEQWKTISTLSDHNFKQSGKAIAYLVTPGVFERKQDSGQAVCRAWPWEWKLAHAANGNQKTGSLVSVATDKAVPISCRVREKESQQGQAQRSIPAPQVFAAPPGSLYYLNQPEPLFQDSDTAPHHVQRWRQLGYSELLWISYEGAN
- the cmr4 gene encoding type III-B CRISPR module RAMP protein Cmr4 → MTELVYLYLLAPLHTGGTTQEGNLLGIARESHTDLPYIPSSTIRGRQRASVDNRVVRTQLFGPDLKDLNNQEFLAEYQSQTGKTITQLEQGDIWIGDGSLLWIPVPSLSHGVVWISCPMLLNRWKRFNTELHEIPKESYLTNVKKNQSGMYLKDAIINSNELQDWKDWQAFIPQHPASQSIDRVLVLPDHHCVTLIQMSLWRQVKVKLDEHKSVDGGFRYEEAIPPDTVMYFPWGITSQANGTRQSSQTAFENLLSRQEIIQIGGQESLGRGFVQQWST
- a CDS encoding RAMP superfamily CRISPR-associated protein — its product is MTPNVVQPPKKPQPPKKLQPPATPLAGPTPVKNTAKPKLPLVIPPVGGGNQGGGGNQGGGGGGNSNSPPSPWLYADRPPQPDSTASFVEYLRWMRSLDSPQKDGTKVQILQMAEEKAQYQQRLQQLCDRTQAIAGKNNTFQVKCPWRIRVGGHRGPESILLPAFDALGMPYIPSATLRGVARTQAIRERMAAEGVGWKEAEKQIAPWFGSLDAKGSDRYGKVVFLDAYPLPHKAGLKVDMANNIWKWDGDSLPNYSPNPNPFFSLEEPTFLIGLRLVSNCSDTSILDKVKAWLVTGLKAGIGSQVNSGYGELIRAGASKPKDEFFRLEFTLQGQLIHGRQKFTEWKKDKQDKWQMRGQPDAEVRPIAFKSMLRYWFRSFALGVLPPREVQLWEAQLFGGINPTKQWGWVRVEILEGKVTQKEPRSTGQGQNDECGEQVGILVLRYSPEAPGNQQKAVASLFKTLTWMMFHLGGVGQGSRRPCYSRQNRERAPWYRGSTLYPENADSFWNLPDTPLEFQQLFQQRLQEFYQALNQVTQLAVNPRSPLQAGPVTSNRWSEAVDRNCRIVVVSGQNQDKPYALDILHREFHNLENQRKFDEAKSLCGGVQRGATPSPIWIADLDHYQVVTVFAATADPRKHYLDLLKSPAQIWPIT
- the csx18 gene encoding CRISPR-associated protein Csx18; this translates as MYLSMRGILIRHIAVACINGIITLVILLIAPLGLTAVITNTIMVVLSTLVTSAFVDGVVRFLNPGETEMLRNAQAQKAASVIPNRNYDELDRRS
- the cas1 gene encoding CRISPR-associated endonuclease Cas1, with the protein product MQTLYVSQQGCYVCLDGELLLVKRHDTILNEIQLPLLEMILVFGKSQITTQAIRSCLWRNIPIGYLSRMGYCYGRILPIERGYRQLSRYQQELSLIDRLIVARRIVQAKLKNSRVILMRQQRRQNSDVVAFAIQSLDYLMTKAGKAERVDQLMGYEGTGAAQYFSAFGDCLNSRDFVFAGRSRRPPGNAVNAMLSFGYQVLWNHLLTLIELQGLDPYSGCLHEGSYRHAALASDLIEEFRAPLVDSLVLYLVNRNIMDVRDDFVYKNGGCYLNESGRPKFLKAFLQRMEETITDDFGETQPKWDLLHQQVKEYKQFVYEPVNGYSPYQIR
- the cas2 gene encoding CRISPR-associated endonuclease Cas2, which encodes MLFYVVVYDIPDNKRRKKVHDLLEGYGKWVQYSTFECVLTRSKFDELKKRLGERLNLQEDSIRFYPLSRHTSARVETWGVGPVITEYPSSVIV